The Acinetobacter sp. WCHA45 DNA window AGAATTGCTAATGATGTTTCAAGCTGAAAAGCCCTGTAAATAAACGACAGGGTTTTTTATTGATTCAAAATAATATTTGGAATCTTCTTTAAAAAAATATCTCGTGCAATATCACCTTGTTGTTCAATGTTGTAACTGGTGAAAGTCTTGGTTTGAATAAATTGATAATGATAGGGATTATACTTTTTAAAACTAAGATAGTAGCCTATTTGTAACAACATTCCTTTTAAGATGACATTGGTTTTTTGCTGAAATTGCAAGATGTGGGCGAGTTCATGAATAAAAATTGCCTGAAGATCTAATGAGCATTTTGAATAATCCTTATAAAAATGTTGTTTATGTACAAATAGATTACCGTTTGGCGCCATAAAAATATTAACAGGCTGCCAAGGGAGATAGGGGATATTGAAAATCTTAACTTCTGCATAGTTAATCAAGTCACCAAATACGGGGCGTGCCATGGCGATTTCGCCCGACGTCATTCCACGATATTGGAACTCATTCATTTTAAGATAAAAGATTAGGTTTGCAATGAAGCCTGCCTTTAATCTTTGTATATATGTTTGAAATGATTTGATCATTTGAACTATAGATAGGAAAAGTGAGGGTGATCAGAATATTTTAGAATAAAAAAACCTCAGTTAGAACTGAGGTTTTACGACCACTAAGATGACCACGGCAAATAAGATCAAGGTTGGCATTTCATTAAAAAAACGCCAGAACTTGTGCGATTTATAGTGCGCATTACCAATTAGCTTTTTGCGGTAATAACCACAGACAAAGTGGTAAATCACCAATAATCCAACCAGACCGACTTTGAGATAAAACCATAAGGCTTCATGATAATGTCGGGTCGCATCCCCCCAGTCAACGAGAAAGTGGGCGGTAATTAATGTGGCAATCATCGATGGCCACATAATTCCACGATACAACTTGCGTTCCATCACTTCAAAGCGTTGATGACTAACGGTATCTTCGCTCATGGCATGATAAACATAAAGACGTGGTAAGTAGAACAATGCAGCGAACCAGCAAACCACAGCAATAATATGTAATGCTTTTACCCACAAGAAAGCATCAGAAGGTGCATCCATTGATAATCCTACGCAGGATTATGCATCCCACTTCTTGAAAATAAGGCAAGCGTTTACGCCGCCAAAACCAAAACTGTTACTCATCACAGTATTCAATTTTGCATCACGTTTTTCAAGTACAATATCGAAACCTTGTGCGCCTTCATCAAGCTCAGTCACGTTGATGTTTGGAGCAATAAAGTCATTTTGCATCATCAATACAGAATAAATCGCTTCTTGAACACCTGCAGCACCTAAGCTGTGACCCGTCATTGATTTAGTTGAACTAAGTGGTGGAACTTGTCCTTCCCCAAATGCACGCTCCATTGCTTTAAGCTCAGTTACGTCACCTGCTGGTGTTGATGTACCATGTGTGTTGACATAATCGATCTGTTCTACACCGTGCTGTTTTGCTTCATCTAATGCCATGGTGATACAACGTGTAGCACCTTCACCACTCGGTGCAACCATATCTGCACCGTCGCTGTTCGCTGCATAAGCAACAACTTCAGCTAAGATGTTCGCACCACGTGCTTGTGCATGTTCAAGTGATTCAAGAATAACGAAACCACCGCCGCCAGCGATGACAAAACCATCACGATCCGCTGAGTAAGGACGAGATGCAGTTTCAGGAGTATCATTATATTTAGAACACAATGCACCCATAGCATCAAAAAGTAAGCTTTGCGACCAGTGATCTTCTTCACCGCCACCAGCAAGCATCAGATCTTGCTTACCCAATTGAATTAAGTTGTAAGCATAACCAATTGCATCAGCAGAAGTTGCACAGGCACTGGTAATCGAGTGTGCAATACCTTGTAGTTTTAGTGCAACACCCACATTGGCAGTAATGGTATTACTCATATTACGGGGAACAAAGAAAGGGCCAATTTTACGTGCGCCTTTTTCTTCTAATAGCTTAACCATCTCTGCAACTGATGCAGTTGAGTTACCGCCGCTACCACCTGCAATACCATAACGAGGGTTATTTGCTAGATCTTCTTGTTTTAGACCCGCATGTTCTACCGCTGCAATCGCTGCGTTATAAGCATACATTGCACATACACCCATAAAACGCTTGATTTTACGATCAATACCATCAAAATCCTGTTCAGCAGCAGCGCTGACATGACTTTTAAAATTTAATTCGGCATAAGTTGGATTA harbors:
- the hemJ gene encoding protoporphyrinogen oxidase HemJ, translating into MDAPSDAFLWVKALHIIAVVCWFAALFYLPRLYVYHAMSEDTVSHQRFEVMERKLYRGIMWPSMIATLITAHFLVDWGDATRHYHEALWFYLKVGLVGLLVIYHFVCGYYRKKLIGNAHYKSHKFWRFFNEMPTLILFAVVILVVVKPQF
- a CDS encoding beta-ketoacyl synthase N-terminal-like domain-containing protein, which translates into the protein MKRVVITGMGINSCIGNSLEDVTHSLKNGISGTRFNPTYAELNFKSHVSAAAEQDFDGIDRKIKRFMGVCAMYAYNAAIAAVEHAGLKQEDLANNPRYGIAGGSGGNSTASVAEMVKLLEEKGARKIGPFFVPRNMSNTITANVGVALKLQGIAHSITSACATSADAIGYAYNLIQLGKQDLMLAGGGEEDHWSQSLLFDAMGALCSKYNDTPETASRPYSADRDGFVIAGGGGFVILESLEHAQARGANILAEVVAYAANSDGADMVAPSGEGATRCITMALDEAKQHGVEQIDYVNTHGTSTPAGDVTELKAMERAFGEGQVPPLSSTKSMTGHSLGAAGVQEAIYSVLMMQNDFIAPNINVTELDEGAQGFDIVLEKRDAKLNTVMSNSFGFGGVNACLIFKKWDA